One window of Jannaschia sp. CCS1 genomic DNA carries:
- a CDS encoding lytic murein transglycosylase: MHTRLTRALRCAIVTSLLLGAPMAAVAATCGNDASGFARWQQEFAAEAAAAGVGQAGLQALAATTYATRTISADRNQRSFSYSLEEFMRIRGADAIVRQGRQRIAANPEFYASLERAYGVPAAVIVAIHGMETGFGNFMGDANVVSAIATLAYDCRRSAFFSEHALAALILVDRGAISPNSIGAMHGELGHTQFLPGNVLRYGVDGNGDGRIDLSNFTDAMASTANFLRQNGWRQGRGYQEGQRNFRAIQAWNAAPVYQRAIAIMASRIEGQS, encoded by the coding sequence ATGCACACACGCCTGACCCGCGCCCTTCGCTGCGCCATAGTGACGTCCCTCTTGCTCGGCGCACCTATGGCGGCCGTGGCTGCCACCTGCGGCAATGACGCCTCCGGTTTCGCCCGCTGGCAGCAGGAATTCGCAGCGGAAGCCGCCGCCGCAGGTGTCGGTCAAGCCGGGTTGCAAGCTCTGGCCGCCACGACTTATGCCACGCGCACGATCTCGGCAGACCGCAATCAGCGCTCCTTCAGTTATTCCCTCGAAGAGTTCATGCGAATTCGTGGTGCCGATGCGATTGTGCGGCAAGGTCGGCAGCGGATCGCTGCAAACCCTGAATTTTACGCCTCGCTCGAGCGTGCTTACGGCGTACCCGCGGCAGTGATCGTCGCTATTCACGGAATGGAAACCGGTTTTGGCAATTTCATGGGCGATGCAAACGTCGTCTCGGCCATTGCAACGCTTGCCTATGACTGCCGCCGCTCGGCCTTTTTCAGCGAACATGCGTTGGCCGCGCTCATTCTCGTGGATCGCGGCGCAATCAGCCCCAATTCAATCGGCGCGATGCATGGTGAACTCGGGCATACGCAATTCTTGCCGGGCAACGTTCTGCGCTACGGCGTAGATGGCAATGGCGACGGGCGCATAGATCTGAGTAATTTTACCGATGCCATGGCGTCGACCGCGAACTTTCTGCGCCAGAACGGCTGGCGGCAAGGCCGAGGCTACCAGGAAGGCCAACGCAATTTTAGGGCAATCCAAGCGTGGAATGCGGCGCCGGTCTATCAGCGCGCCATTGCGATCATGGCGAGCCGGATAGAAGGCCAGTCCTAA
- a CDS encoding tripartite tricarboxylate transporter permease: MLEAYGSALTYLFTTPSAVLLIIFSVIWGIAFGSVPGLTGIVGVALLIPFTFVFDPTSGLLLLSGVYVGSTFGGSISAILFNTPGSPEAACTALDGYPMARKGEAGKALGIALASSAIGGIFGTIVLMLLAPPMAQFALNFGPPEYFALAVLGITAIAAIGGSSVLKGLVAGLLGLGIATVGLDPITGTERYTFGNLSLLTGISFVPAIIGTFALAEVLQRAGEKTSTADVLTDVSTKLPSMKEFLATKVTLLRSSVIGSFIGALPGVGATTAAFISYSEAVRWSKRPEDFGTGVAEGIAAPESANNSAVGGSMIPLLALGIPGSATTAVMLGGLTIHGIIPGPLLMETNTQLVYTVFIGMFIANILMLIFGIRMARYFALILKVPYGLIGPAIVVLCMTGVYALNSNIVDVGVMLAMGAFGFLLRKLQYPIASFVIGLVLGPIAERSLRQGLVIADYDFLEFASRPITAVLLLASLISLIYGFYGQWKRIQQNKDKTAA, from the coding sequence ATGTTAGAAGCGTATGGCTCAGCCCTCACCTATCTGTTCACAACACCCTCGGCCGTCCTGCTCATTATTTTTTCTGTCATCTGGGGCATCGCCTTTGGATCGGTTCCCGGTCTGACAGGTATCGTGGGCGTCGCACTTCTTATTCCTTTCACCTTCGTCTTCGACCCTACCTCAGGCCTTTTGTTGTTATCGGGGGTCTATGTCGGTTCAACGTTCGGCGGGTCAATATCCGCCATCCTGTTCAATACACCGGGCAGTCCAGAAGCGGCCTGTACCGCACTTGACGGCTATCCGATGGCGAGGAAGGGCGAAGCCGGCAAGGCACTTGGTATCGCGCTGGCCTCTTCGGCCATCGGCGGGATCTTCGGCACCATCGTGCTGATGCTGTTGGCGCCACCCATGGCTCAATTCGCGCTCAATTTCGGGCCACCGGAATATTTTGCACTCGCCGTTCTGGGCATTACTGCCATCGCGGCGATTGGTGGCAGCTCGGTCCTCAAGGGGCTGGTCGCAGGTCTGCTGGGCCTTGGCATTGCAACTGTCGGCCTTGATCCTATCACTGGAACAGAGCGTTACACATTCGGAAATCTCTCCTTGTTGACGGGCATCAGTTTCGTTCCCGCGATCATTGGTACCTTTGCATTGGCCGAAGTGCTGCAGCGCGCGGGCGAGAAAACGTCAACTGCGGATGTGCTGACCGACGTTTCGACCAAACTGCCCAGCATGAAAGAATTCTTGGCGACCAAGGTCACGCTTTTACGGTCCTCGGTCATTGGCTCCTTCATCGGGGCGTTGCCAGGCGTCGGGGCCACAACGGCAGCATTTATCAGCTATTCAGAAGCCGTGCGGTGGTCGAAGCGGCCAGAGGATTTCGGCACTGGTGTGGCCGAGGGCATTGCAGCCCCTGAGTCCGCGAACAATTCCGCCGTCGGTGGGTCCATGATCCCACTTCTTGCGCTTGGCATTCCAGGCAGTGCGACGACAGCGGTGATGCTGGGCGGATTGACGATCCACGGGATCATACCCGGACCATTGTTGATGGAGACAAATACCCAACTCGTCTACACAGTCTTTATTGGCATGTTCATCGCCAATATTCTGATGCTGATTTTTGGCATCCGCATGGCACGCTACTTCGCGTTGATCCTCAAGGTTCCCTATGGATTGATCGGGCCCGCTATTGTGGTTTTGTGCATGACCGGCGTCTATGCGCTGAATTCAAATATCGTCGATGTCGGTGTGATGCTGGCCATGGGTGCATTCGGGTTCCTGTTGCGCAAGCTGCAGTACCCAATTGCGTCATTCGTGATCGGTCTTGTCCTTGGGCCAATCGCGGAACGCAGCCTGCGTCAGGGCCTGGTGATTGCGGATTACGACTTTCTGGAATTTGCCTCCCGGCCGATCACGGCGGTCCTTCTGCTGGCAAGCCTGATCTCGCTCATCTACGGTTTTTATGGTCAGTGGAAACGCATTCAACAGAACAAAGACAAGACTGCTGCGTAA
- a CDS encoding tripartite tricarboxylate transporter TctB family protein, which produces MAHRLLNLAFASLLFGLSIFLWIVADGFPESRRFSQADADFWPKIIFGTMALITGILVVKSFIEVRRSNDTMRSAFEMSADFKGTAIRITLIGILILAYYWGFQTVGFILATFTFLILASFVIAYDNNKIRILFAAGFTAFLVLFFTRALELPLPRGIGVFYDLNVLIY; this is translated from the coding sequence ATGGCCCATCGCCTACTGAATCTGGCATTCGCCAGCCTTCTGTTCGGTCTTTCTATTTTTCTTTGGATCGTCGCGGACGGTTTTCCGGAATCTCGACGCTTTTCCCAGGCCGATGCCGATTTTTGGCCGAAAATCATTTTCGGTACCATGGCGCTGATCACCGGCATTCTGGTTGTCAAATCATTCATTGAAGTGCGCCGCAGCAATGACACCATGCGCAGCGCGTTTGAGATGAGCGCGGATTTCAAGGGCACAGCCATTCGAATTACGCTGATAGGGATTTTGATCCTCGCCTATTATTGGGGCTTTCAGACCGTTGGCTTCATCCTTGCCACTTTCACGTTTTTGATCCTGGCAAGCTTTGTCATTGCCTACGACAATAACAAAATACGGATTTTGTTCGCGGCCGGGTTCACAGCCTTTCTGGTCCTGTTTTTTACGAGGGCGCTTGAGTTGCCTTTACCGCGTGGCATCGGGGTCTTTTACGACCTGAATGTTCTGATTTACTGA
- a CDS encoding tripartite tricarboxylate transporter substrate binding protein, translating into MKVLKIKTAVAALALATFAAPVAMAEDYPDRTIEVIHAYGPGGGTDRFVRAVAVPFEEIAGVSMVPIAIQGGGGMPAYANFLQRRVDGYTMKAISPDQIIAHVLGRQDMGEFTPLARVQYDQGMIIVPADSPFQTIQEFIEHARENPGDLTVGITGAAGFDDTAMGLWNIETGTEVTTVPFGSSEMVSNTLGGQVDAMHEEYGPARGLIDSGDMRPLVVFSDERLPVLPDVPTAQELGYDVTLGRWRAFAMPADADPAQVERMFELVSQAVASDAYQEVQEQAALQYRSVLLGPDEFQEFIDAEIATYTEVLTALGLVE; encoded by the coding sequence ATGAAAGTACTGAAAATCAAGACCGCCGTTGCGGCGCTCGCCTTGGCCACTTTTGCCGCGCCTGTCGCAATGGCTGAAGATTATCCTGACCGTACCATTGAGGTGATCCATGCCTATGGGCCCGGCGGCGGCACCGACCGTTTCGTACGCGCTGTGGCGGTCCCGTTCGAGGAAATTGCTGGCGTCTCAATGGTGCCGATCGCTATTCAAGGTGGCGGCGGGATGCCGGCGTATGCCAATTTCCTGCAGCGCCGTGTCGACGGCTATACCATGAAGGCCATCAGTCCGGACCAGATCATCGCGCATGTGTTGGGCCGTCAGGACATGGGTGAATTTACGCCGCTTGCCCGCGTACAATACGATCAGGGCATGATCATCGTGCCAGCCGACAGCCCGTTCCAGACGATTCAGGAATTCATCGAACATGCGCGCGAAAACCCCGGTGATCTGACCGTGGGCATCACCGGCGCTGCAGGCTTTGATGATACCGCAATGGGCCTGTGGAACATCGAAACAGGCACAGAAGTGACGACCGTTCCGTTCGGATCTTCCGAGATGGTATCAAACACGCTTGGCGGTCAGGTTGACGCTATGCACGAAGAATACGGCCCCGCCCGTGGTTTGATTGACTCCGGTGACATGCGCCCGCTGGTCGTGTTTTCGGATGAACGCCTGCCGGTGTTGCCCGATGTCCCGACCGCACAGGAACTCGGCTATGATGTGACGCTGGGTCGCTGGCGCGCCTTTGCGATGCCTGCCGACGCGGATCCCGCACAGGTCGAGCGGATGTTCGAGCTTGTCAGCCAGGCCGTCGCTTCTGACGCCTACCAAGAGGTGCAAGAGCAGGCCGCGTTGCAATACCGCTCCGTGCTGCTTGGCCCAGATGAGTTTCAGGAATTCATTGACGCCGAAATCGCGACTTATACAGAGGTGCTGACAGCCCTCGGCCTCGTAGAGTGA
- a CDS encoding pyridoxal-phosphate-dependent aminotransferase family protein: MTSRKAGRHFLQIPGPSAVPDRILRAISAQTIDHRGPDFAAVGKAALDGMKTIFKTESANVVIYPASGTGAWEAALINTLSEGDRVLMYETGHFSMLWMKMARKLGLNPEFIEGNWRGGADPEAIADYLRSDKNHDIKAVCVVHNETSTGSVSPIADVRAAIDDIGHPALLMVDSISGLASVDFRFDEWGVDVCVSGSQKGLMLPPGISFNCVGERALDISRKGGMRRSYWDWGEMVQMNKTGYFPYTPATNMLYGLNEAIAMLHEEGLDEVFARHNRHAEATRAAVRAWGLEVLCAQQGQESGVLTAVLMPEGQSADAFRAATLKNYDISLGNGLSKVADRVFRIGHLGDFNDAMLLGTLSGIEMGLGKSGVPHEKGGVSAAIAVLGGDASHPMAAE; this comes from the coding sequence ATGACGTCGAGAAAAGCTGGTCGGCATTTTCTACAGATCCCCGGGCCAAGTGCCGTGCCGGACCGCATCCTGCGGGCGATCAGTGCGCAAACCATCGACCATCGCGGTCCCGATTTCGCCGCAGTGGGCAAGGCTGCGCTGGACGGGATGAAGACCATCTTCAAAACCGAAAGCGCAAATGTTGTGATTTATCCGGCGTCGGGCACAGGGGCGTGGGAGGCTGCGCTGATCAACACGCTGTCTGAAGGTGACCGGGTCCTGATGTATGAAACTGGCCATTTTTCGATGCTATGGATGAAAATGGCGCGCAAACTGGGCCTCAACCCCGAATTTATCGAAGGCAATTGGCGCGGGGGTGCAGATCCAGAGGCGATTGCTGATTATCTGCGCAGTGACAAGAACCACGACATCAAGGCGGTTTGCGTGGTGCATAATGAAACGTCAACCGGGTCTGTTTCGCCAATTGCGGACGTTCGCGCGGCTATTGATGACATTGGCCATCCCGCGCTTTTGATGGTCGACAGTATTTCCGGCCTCGCTTCGGTCGATTTCCGGTTTGACGAATGGGGGGTGGATGTCTGCGTTTCCGGCTCTCAGAAGGGTCTTATGTTGCCCCCAGGGATTTCATTCAACTGCGTTGGCGAACGCGCACTGGACATATCGCGCAAAGGCGGCATGCGCCGGTCCTACTGGGATTGGGGTGAAATGGTGCAGATGAACAAGACGGGCTACTTCCCCTACACCCCTGCGACCAACATGCTTTATGGCCTCAACGAAGCCATCGCCATGCTGCACGAAGAAGGGCTGGACGAGGTCTTTGCCCGCCATAACCGACATGCCGAGGCCACGCGCGCCGCCGTGCGTGCCTGGGGACTTGAGGTCCTATGCGCCCAGCAAGGCCAGGAGAGTGGCGTTCTGACGGCCGTTTTGATGCCCGAAGGGCAAAGTGCGGATGCATTCCGCGCCGCAACGCTGAAGAATTATGACATTTCTTTAGGCAACGGATTGTCTAAAGTTGCCGATCGCGTGTTCCGGATCGGTCACTTGGGCGACTTTAACGATGCGATGTTGCTGGGTACCCTATCAGGTATTGAAATGGGCTTAGGCAAGTCTGGCGTGCCTCACGAGAAGGGTGGCGTCAGTGCAGCGATTGCAGTTCTCGGAGGAGACGCATCGCACCCCATGGCCGCCGAATAG
- a CDS encoding FAD-binding and (Fe-S)-binding domain-containing protein: MPFDHRKGLFSNDILDDAFTRGRYATDASIYQMMPAAVAMPRTKEDIFAALEIARTEGWSVTGRGGGTSQCGQTVNSGLILDNSKHFNGILDIDVENRRAVVQPGVVLDELNRALKPYGLWYPVDVSTASRATIGGMAANNSCGGRSLRYGTMRSNVLSIDAILADGTEAHFGEIVPGANHAAQAIVDDMLSLGAANATLIDERFPKLTRRVGGYNIDALVPSEEPVNLSHLLVGSEGTLAYFTAIELKLWPLVGERVLAVCHFPSFYQAMEATQHLVALNPLSVELVDKTMIGLSRQIPLFRRTIENFVEGDPAALLLVEFDEGDAAANAAKLRQTEEQMGDLGFSWSGTDRAWGGVKPITDQRLQGQIAEVRKSGLNIMMSMKQEGKPVSFIEDCAVELTDLADYTARLTDVFEKYDTMGTWYAHASVGCLHVRPVLNLKQEGDVKKMRAIAEEAFALVAEYKGSHSGEHGDGIVRSEFHQRMFGKEVTDLFHDVKNRFDPEGLMNPGKIVDPPRMDDRTLFRYAPDYSIAPLKTAFDWSAWPGAGDGFQGAVEMCNNNGACRKLQGGAMCPSYRATKNERDVTRGRANTLRLAISGQLGPDALTSDAMAETMKLCVSCKACKRECPTGVDMARMKIEVQAAQVEKHGLSLHDRLVGYMPRYAPLAARVPWLMNLRNTVAGIAKLTEGVTGFAASRTLPVWRADWFRDHEFADADPDVILFADAFNRYFEPENLRAAGRVLQSAGLRVKVATPVRGKQPLACGRTLLSVGLVEQARDEADRLLDALSPHLNMGLPLVGLEPSSLLTMRDEIPALINDARAQTLAQNSFLLEEFLVKRKVSLPLNALGKKILLHGHCHQKAHQVMSDVQAALALIPDAEVDVVETSCCGMAGAFGYHRDTVEFSIKMAEADLLPAVRAADNDTLIVADGTSCRHQIADGTDRNAIHVARVLEMALAKGGQ, translated from the coding sequence ATGCCGTTTGATCACCGCAAGGGGTTGTTTTCAAACGATATCCTAGATGATGCGTTCACTCGCGGGCGGTATGCTACGGATGCGTCCATCTATCAGATGATGCCAGCGGCAGTGGCGATGCCCCGCACCAAAGAGGATATTTTCGCCGCTTTAGAGATCGCTCGCACCGAGGGCTGGAGCGTGACTGGCCGGGGCGGCGGCACGTCACAGTGCGGTCAAACGGTCAATTCAGGGTTAATCTTGGACAACTCAAAGCACTTCAACGGCATTCTGGATATCGACGTGGAAAACCGACGCGCCGTAGTGCAGCCCGGGGTCGTGCTGGATGAGCTAAACCGCGCGCTAAAGCCTTATGGGCTGTGGTATCCCGTTGATGTGTCCACCGCCTCGCGTGCGACAATCGGGGGCATGGCTGCGAATAACTCCTGCGGCGGTCGGTCCCTGCGCTATGGCACGATGCGCTCCAACGTCTTGTCGATTGATGCAATTCTCGCCGACGGCACAGAAGCTCATTTCGGCGAAATAGTCCCCGGCGCCAACCACGCCGCGCAGGCCATCGTGGACGACATGTTAAGCCTTGGCGCGGCCAATGCCACGCTGATCGATGAGCGTTTCCCAAAGCTGACCCGCCGGGTGGGCGGCTATAACATCGACGCGCTGGTTCCCAGTGAAGAACCGGTCAACCTGTCGCATTTGCTGGTCGGGTCGGAAGGTACGCTGGCCTATTTCACCGCGATTGAACTGAAGCTGTGGCCATTGGTGGGCGAAAGGGTGCTGGCGGTCTGCCATTTCCCGAGTTTCTATCAGGCGATGGAGGCGACACAGCATCTGGTGGCGTTGAACCCGCTGTCGGTGGAATTGGTGGACAAAACGATGATCGGCCTGTCGCGCCAAATCCCGCTTTTTCGACGCACGATCGAGAATTTTGTCGAAGGCGATCCGGCGGCGCTCCTTCTGGTGGAATTTGACGAAGGCGATGCCGCCGCGAATGCTGCAAAGTTGCGCCAGACCGAAGAACAGATGGGCGATCTGGGCTTTTCATGGTCCGGCACAGATCGTGCATGGGGCGGGGTCAAACCCATCACCGATCAGCGTTTGCAGGGCCAGATCGCCGAGGTCCGCAAATCGGGCCTGAATATCATGATGTCGATGAAGCAGGAGGGCAAACCGGTTTCGTTTATCGAAGATTGCGCGGTGGAGCTGACTGATCTCGCAGATTACACGGCGCGCCTGACAGACGTGTTTGAAAAATACGACACGATGGGCACGTGGTACGCGCATGCGTCGGTCGGCTGCCTGCACGTGCGCCCGGTCCTGAACCTCAAGCAAGAGGGTGACGTCAAAAAGATGCGCGCCATAGCCGAAGAGGCCTTTGCCCTGGTGGCGGAATACAAGGGATCGCATTCGGGAGAGCACGGCGACGGTATCGTGCGCTCCGAGTTTCACCAGCGCATGTTTGGCAAAGAGGTCACCGACCTGTTTCACGACGTGAAAAACCGCTTTGATCCCGAAGGCCTGATGAACCCCGGCAAAATAGTCGACCCGCCGCGCATGGATGACAGGACATTGTTCCGCTATGCCCCTGATTACAGCATCGCCCCCCTGAAAACCGCCTTTGACTGGTCTGCCTGGCCCGGTGCAGGTGACGGGTTCCAGGGCGCGGTTGAGATGTGCAACAACAACGGGGCCTGTCGCAAACTGCAAGGCGGGGCCATGTGCCCCAGCTACCGCGCTACAAAAAATGAGCGCGACGTGACGCGCGGACGGGCAAACACCCTGCGGCTGGCGATCTCGGGGCAATTGGGTCCTGATGCCCTGACATCCGATGCTATGGCAGAAACGATGAAACTGTGCGTGTCCTGCAAGGCGTGCAAGCGCGAATGTCCTACAGGCGTCGACATGGCCCGCATGAAGATTGAAGTGCAAGCCGCGCAGGTCGAAAAGCACGGGCTGTCGCTGCATGATCGGCTAGTGGGCTATATGCCACGCTATGCGCCATTAGCCGCGCGGGTACCATGGCTGATGAACCTGCGTAACACTGTTGCCGGTATCGCAAAGCTGACAGAAGGAGTGACTGGTTTTGCCGCCAGCCGCACCTTGCCCGTCTGGCGCGCTGATTGGTTCCGCGATCATGAATTCGCCGACGCGGACCCCGACGTGATCCTGTTCGCCGATGCCTTCAATCGGTATTTCGAACCCGAAAACCTGCGCGCAGCGGGCCGGGTGCTGCAATCAGCCGGGTTGCGGGTGAAGGTCGCGACGCCTGTGCGGGGCAAACAACCGCTGGCTTGCGGGCGGACGCTGTTGTCGGTGGGACTCGTCGAGCAGGCGCGCGATGAAGCTGACCGATTATTGGACGCGCTTTCGCCGCACCTGAACATGGGCTTGCCGCTTGTTGGTCTGGAACCGTCATCGCTGTTGACCATGCGGGACGAAATCCCTGCCCTGATCAACGACGCACGCGCCCAAACACTTGCGCAGAATTCCTTTCTGCTTGAGGAATTTCTCGTGAAACGCAAGGTCAGTCTCCCCCTGAACGCGCTTGGCAAAAAGATACTGTTGCACGGCCATTGCCACCAAAAGGCGCATCAGGTGATGTCCGACGTGCAGGCAGCACTTGCGTTGATTCCTGACGCAGAGGTTGATGTGGTCGAGACCAGTTGTTGTGGCATGGCCGGGGCTTTCGGCTATCATCGCGATACGGTAGAATTCTCGATCAAGATGGCCGAAGCCGATCTGCTACCTGCGGTCAGGGCCGCAGATAATGACACACTGATTGTCGCTGACGGGACATCCTGTCGCCACCAGATCGCGGATGGCACGGATCGCAATGCGATCCATGTGGCCCGCGTGCTTGAAATGGCTTTGGCAAAAGGAGGCCAATGA
- a CDS encoding GntR family transcriptional regulator, with protein MNLSTPLSRPSLHEELVTRLRQAIVQGALEPGVKVPERELCENLGVSRTPLREALKVLANEGLVVLESNKGARISKVTMEQLEDAFPVIAVLEGLAGELACKLATDQEIADLVARHDDMFQHYKSGDRPAYFQANRDIHAGLMAAARNEVLTQHYAMLSSRVERARLLANMSDIRWAEAVEEHRSIVKAIEARDGTRLSSLLRTHLNNKLAALRKALS; from the coding sequence ATGAACCTGTCGACACCACTCTCCCGACCGTCGTTGCATGAAGAACTGGTAACGCGCTTGCGGCAGGCCATTGTCCAGGGTGCGTTGGAACCTGGCGTAAAGGTACCTGAACGGGAATTATGCGAAAACCTGGGCGTGTCGCGCACACCTTTGCGCGAAGCATTGAAGGTGCTTGCCAACGAAGGTCTTGTGGTTCTGGAGTCCAACAAGGGCGCCCGAATTTCCAAAGTGACGATGGAGCAGTTGGAAGACGCCTTTCCGGTGATAGCCGTGCTCGAAGGTCTGGCCGGAGAGCTGGCCTGCAAACTGGCCACAGATCAAGAGATTGCCGACCTCGTTGCCCGCCATGACGACATGTTTCAGCATTACAAGTCTGGCGACAGACCCGCCTATTTCCAGGCCAATCGCGATATCCATGCCGGACTTATGGCAGCAGCGCGCAACGAGGTGCTGACACAACATTACGCGATGCTGTCCTCGCGGGTGGAGCGGGCCCGGCTTCTGGCGAATATGTCCGACATCCGCTGGGCCGAGGCTGTCGAGGAGCACCGCTCTATTGTCAAAGCGATTGAAGCGCGCGATGGCACCCGCCTCAGTTCGCTGCTCCGGACGCACCTAAACAACAAACTAGCCGCGTTGAGAAAGGCGTTGTCATGA
- a CDS encoding hydratase, whose product MSNAANQASQKSVGNFASALIRAHMSNTRFFPDGPVPTCSKDAFAVQAAVMAELGDIGAFKVADKSGAPFVMAPIRADRIFQNGADVPIVDKAGIELEVGFEILSPIPPDADISTIAGCVWPRPVIEVVDTRIAGPLADDPFVKLADLQANSALVVGARARQWDGADFGEVEAQLTCGDTVVLDGMAVVPGGSALNMVAKLAERIGEHCGGLQPGQIVITGSLNGLPYFPARQDVRGNIEKLAEVAFHLSR is encoded by the coding sequence ATGAGCAATGCCGCAAATCAGGCTTCGCAAAAATCTGTTGGCAATTTTGCAAGCGCTCTCATTCGGGCTCACATGTCCAACACCCGGTTCTTTCCTGATGGCCCGGTTCCGACTTGTTCAAAAGATGCCTTCGCAGTTCAGGCAGCCGTTATGGCGGAATTGGGGGACATCGGCGCGTTCAAGGTGGCTGACAAATCCGGTGCGCCCTTCGTCATGGCCCCGATCCGCGCCGATCGTATTTTTCAGAATGGTGCCGATGTTCCCATTGTTGACAAGGCGGGGATCGAGCTTGAGGTCGGTTTCGAAATTCTGTCGCCCATTCCCCCAGACGCCGACATCTCGACCATTGCAGGCTGTGTGTGGCCACGCCCCGTGATCGAGGTGGTCGATACACGCATCGCCGGGCCGCTGGCCGATGACCCCTTCGTCAAGCTGGCCGATCTGCAGGCCAACTCAGCCCTAGTGGTCGGTGCACGTGCAAGGCAGTGGGATGGTGCGGACTTTGGTGAGGTTGAGGCGCAACTCACCTGCGGTGACACGGTCGTGTTGGATGGCATGGCCGTCGTGCCTGGCGGGTCTGCGTTGAACATGGTCGCCAAATTGGCCGAACGCATAGGTGAACACTGTGGCGGTCTTCAACCAGGGCAAATCGTGATCACTGGGTCGCTGAATGGCCTGCCGTATTTCCCTGCCCGGCAGGATGTGCGGGGCAATATTGAAAAATTGGCGGAGGTTGCATTTCACTTGTCACGATAA
- a CDS encoding LysR family transcriptional regulator, producing MNRADLNGLRTFLAIVECGTLRAAGDDLGVNPSAVSQQLKGFEEALGSALFVRSTRSVALTDTGQALYERTHHLMDEIDAALDATRHAARSTSGQLRITLPYRAWQLALAPRITAFQDHFPEIELDLSIDEELTDIVANGYHAGIRLGDYLADEMIAVALTKPLDGAFVASKEYLQRHGVPKRPADLLGHDCIRYRQIASKKVASWQFEIDGMETRIEVSGRLIFSDLRSVIDAAAQGLGIGWSLREGVAAQIESGELIEVLRDYTPHRPRFYLYFPRQLRDMTSLRAFIDHFAIGA from the coding sequence ATGAACCGTGCGGACCTTAATGGCCTGAGAACGTTTCTTGCGATTGTCGAGTGCGGCACCCTGCGCGCCGCGGGAGATGATCTGGGTGTGAACCCGTCGGCGGTTTCTCAGCAGCTCAAGGGCTTTGAGGAGGCCCTTGGCAGCGCGTTGTTCGTTCGTAGCACGCGTTCTGTGGCGCTCACCGATACCGGTCAGGCGCTCTATGAGCGGACCCATCATCTCATGGACGAGATCGACGCGGCCCTTGATGCAACACGGCATGCGGCCCGCTCGACATCAGGCCAGTTGCGGATCACCCTGCCTTACAGGGCATGGCAACTCGCGCTTGCCCCAAGGATCACCGCGTTTCAGGACCACTTTCCCGAAATTGAGCTTGACCTCTCCATTGACGAAGAACTCACGGACATTGTTGCTAACGGCTATCATGCCGGAATCCGCCTCGGAGACTACCTGGCCGACGAAATGATAGCGGTCGCTCTTACGAAACCGCTCGACGGTGCGTTCGTCGCAAGCAAGGAATACCTGCAAAGGCATGGAGTACCCAAAAGACCCGCTGACCTACTCGGTCACGACTGCATCCGATACCGCCAGATTGCATCGAAGAAAGTTGCATCATGGCAGTTCGAAATCGATGGCATGGAAACCCGGATCGAGGTGTCAGGACGACTGATATTCAGTGATTTGAGATCGGTCATCGATGCAGCGGCCCAGGGCCTGGGAATTGGATGGTCCCTTCGGGAAGGGGTTGCGGCCCAAATTGAGTCCGGCGAATTGATTGAAGTTTTACGTGACTACACGCCTCATCGACCACGCTTCTATCTGTATTTTCCCCGACAGCTTAGAGACATGACAAGCCTTCGGGCGTTCATCGACCACTTCGCGATTGGTGCCTAG